A window from Flammeovirgaceae bacterium encodes these proteins:
- a CDS encoding histidine--tRNA ligase, with translation MEKPTLPKGTRDFGPSVMARRQFILDTIKRVFKKYGFQQLETPAMENLTTLTGKYGEEGDQLLFKVLNSGDYLKGADIGKLESRDSKGLALDISEKGLRYDLTVPFARYVVMNRHEITFPFKRFQIQPVWRADRPQKGRYREFYQCDADVIGTPSLLCEAEIVLMIREACKGLGLNEFSIKVNHRGILAGLAEIAEAKGNETPLFVAMDKLDKIGEEKVKEELVGKGFKEGSIARIFDILNLKGSNLEKIEFLKNRLAHSENGAKGVQDIKSIIELLSKFDLAAEAIDLDIALARGLTYYTGAIFEVKVNNVAIGSVGGGGRYDNLTGVFGLPGVSGVGFSFGVDRLYDVMDELGLFPDDTAHSTKVLIVHFDPEAMAYGLKALKELRREGVATELYPDPAKLKKQLDYANKKKIPYVIVIGPDEMESGALTFKDMKTGEQQPLTLDEILIQF, from the coding sequence ATGGAAAAACCGACCCTACCTAAAGGCACGCGCGACTTTGGGCCATCCGTTATGGCCAGGCGCCAGTTTATTCTCGACACCATTAAAAGGGTTTTCAAAAAGTATGGCTTCCAGCAACTGGAAACCCCTGCCATGGAAAACCTCACCACCCTTACGGGCAAATATGGGGAGGAAGGCGACCAGCTCCTTTTTAAGGTCCTAAATTCAGGCGATTATCTCAAAGGTGCCGATATTGGAAAATTGGAGTCGCGGGACTCCAAAGGCCTAGCCCTCGACATCTCTGAAAAAGGGCTCAGGTATGACCTCACGGTGCCCTTTGCCCGCTACGTGGTAATGAACCGCCACGAGATCACCTTTCCCTTCAAGCGTTTTCAAATACAGCCCGTATGGCGTGCCGACAGGCCCCAAAAAGGACGTTACCGCGAGTTTTACCAGTGCGATGCGGACGTTATAGGCACCCCCTCATTGCTCTGTGAAGCGGAAATCGTGCTGATGATAAGGGAAGCCTGCAAAGGGCTGGGCCTCAATGAATTTTCCATTAAAGTGAACCACCGCGGGATCCTCGCAGGCCTGGCCGAAATTGCCGAAGCAAAAGGGAACGAGACCCCCTTGTTTGTGGCCATGGACAAACTCGACAAGATTGGGGAAGAAAAGGTAAAGGAAGAACTCGTGGGCAAAGGGTTCAAAGAAGGGAGCATCGCCCGCATCTTCGACATCCTCAACCTCAAGGGGTCCAATCTGGAAAAAATTGAATTCCTTAAAAACCGGTTGGCGCATTCCGAAAATGGGGCCAAGGGGGTGCAAGACATCAAGTCCATCATCGAATTGCTTTCCAAATTTGACCTTGCCGCTGAGGCCATAGACCTGGACATCGCCCTGGCACGTGGCCTTACCTACTATACAGGGGCCATTTTTGAGGTCAAGGTCAACAATGTGGCCATTGGCAGCGTAGGGGGTGGCGGCCGCTACGATAACCTAACCGGGGTGTTCGGGCTGCCTGGCGTTTCCGGTGTGGGGTTCTCCTTTGGCGTGGACCGCTTGTACGATGTCATGGACGAACTGGGCCTGTTCCCTGACGATACCGCACACTCGACCAAAGTGCTTATCGTGCATTTCGACCCGGAAGCCATGGCCTATGGACTGAAGGCGCTTAAGGAACTCAGGCGGGAGGGCGTTGCCACCGAATTATACCCCGACCCCGCCAAGCTCAAAAAACAATTGGACTATGCCAATAAGAAAAAAATCCCATATGTGATTGTCATTGGGCCAGACGAGATGGAAAGCGGTGCCCTTACCTTTAAGGACATGAAGACCGGGGAACAGCAACCTTTGACACTGGACGAAATCCTAATTCAATTCTGA
- the hutH gene encoding histidine ammonia-lyase → MNKVHPISAKTLSLDDIAEVLKGQIKLSGEAISKITACRDYLDRKVSGSTAPVYGINTGFGSLYSKNIASGELGKLQQNLVMSHACGTGPEVPGEIVRLMLLLKVQSLAYGYSGVQLETVERLTALYNHHALPVVYEMGSLGASGDLAPLAHLSLPLIGLGEADYKGKRHTGSELLRALGLAPVAFKAKEGLALLNGTQFMSAYGVWSTLHAKRLLGLANLIGALSLDGFDGRPEPFDELVHGIRPHQGQVGVAREIREILEGSGILSQRKKHVQDPYSFRCIPQVHGATDDVIRFVARTFSTEINSVTDNPNCFPEEDRIISAGNFHGQPLALAMDFLSIALAELGSISERRTYQLISGARDLPNYLVANPGINSGLMIPQYTAASLASQNKQLCTPASVDSIVSSNGQEDHVSMGANSATKLYRIVNNVYSILAIELITAAQALEFRRPLKTSPVLEGFVDNFRALVPFMESDRLLHHDMEEAGKFLKEYKLDK, encoded by the coding sequence TTGAACAAAGTACACCCCATTTCCGCCAAAACGCTGTCCCTGGATGACATAGCCGAGGTATTGAAAGGCCAGATCAAACTATCAGGGGAAGCCATATCGAAAATAACCGCCTGCCGCGATTACCTTGACAGAAAGGTAAGTGGGTCCACTGCGCCCGTATATGGGATCAATACCGGTTTTGGCTCCCTGTACAGCAAAAACATTGCTTCGGGGGAGTTGGGCAAATTACAGCAAAACCTGGTCATGTCGCATGCTTGTGGCACCGGGCCGGAGGTGCCAGGCGAAATCGTGCGTTTGATGCTCTTGTTGAAGGTCCAGTCGCTGGCGTATGGCTATTCCGGGGTGCAACTGGAAACGGTGGAACGCCTGACCGCGTTGTACAACCACCATGCACTACCGGTAGTCTACGAAATGGGGTCCCTTGGGGCATCCGGGGACCTGGCGCCATTGGCGCACTTGTCCCTCCCCCTTATTGGGCTTGGCGAGGCCGACTACAAAGGCAAGCGCCATACAGGCAGCGAATTGCTCCGGGCATTGGGCCTGGCCCCGGTTGCCTTCAAGGCCAAGGAGGGGCTGGCCCTGCTGAACGGCACCCAGTTTATGAGCGCCTATGGGGTTTGGTCCACCCTTCACGCAAAGCGTTTGCTGGGCCTGGCCAACCTCATCGGTGCCTTGTCGTTGGATGGGTTTGACGGCCGCCCCGAACCGTTTGACGAGCTGGTGCACGGCATAAGGCCACACCAGGGACAGGTAGGCGTGGCCCGGGAGATCAGGGAAATATTGGAGGGCAGCGGCATTCTGTCGCAACGGAAAAAGCACGTGCAAGACCCCTATTCCTTCAGGTGCATCCCCCAGGTGCACGGTGCCACGGACGATGTAATCCGCTTTGTGGCCAGAACATTTTCCACAGAAATAAACAGCGTAACGGACAACCCCAATTGCTTCCCCGAAGAGGACAGGATTATTTCGGCCGGCAACTTTCATGGACAGCCCCTGGCATTGGCCATGGATTTTTTGTCCATTGCGTTGGCCGAATTGGGAAGTATTTCCGAAAGGCGCACGTACCAGTTGATTTCGGGGGCACGGGACCTGCCCAATTACCTTGTGGCCAATCCCGGTATCAATTCCGGATTGATGATCCCACAATATACCGCGGCCTCCTTGGCCAGCCAAAACAAGCAGCTATGCACCCCAGCATCCGTGGATTCCATAGTATCCTCCAACGGGCAGGAAGACCACGTAAGCATGGGCGCCAACTCTGCCACCAAACTGTACCGGATAGTGAACAATGTTTACTCCATCCTTGCCATTGAACTGATTACGGCCGCCCAGGCCCTTGAATTCAGGAGGCCTTTGAAGACCTCGCCCGTATTGGAAGGGTTTGTCGATAATTTCCGGGCCCTTGTCCCGTTTATGGAATCAGACCGTTTGCTCCACCATGACATGGAGGAAGCCGGGAAATTTCTTAAGGAATATAAACTAGACAAGTGA
- a CDS encoding gliding motility-associated C-terminal domain-containing protein, translating into MRIGLAWIAGALLWASVAQAQPYTSALGRFQVDQIKGCAPFTITLTNLLAGNCNGANPCSMDFEGNGQQTPNTFTYQYTTPGTYLLQVLYQGQGADNITITVTENIAPNFETYSCSNSDVTIKVLEKSYQQLVIDFTNDGIPEAVIPSGNNATAFHDYATPGNKSISVRGLNLNAADNCDSKVVAFNALASLPPPTINQLTTVDKARIKLDFAIQPHILYRLEIAVNSAGPFQQVAMLYDSASFTVANLKTGENYYCFRLSAYDACTGFNNYSNTVCSPRFDLDIQSGVNKLSWVTANTGIQSIEVERDGATHTIIPGAPTGFDDIDIDCQTTYCYRIINHYAGGVSSRSLQYCGESFKIDTPPAINNVSCEATPTGLDMQWVQSPGAMPPRYDILVAADGQTFSKLGTSTTTGFLHKGYMPENPLAYRIDYTDECGNQSPEGIVARPINLAGSMENNIATLQWTGYEGWANGASGYVVEKFDLKGNLIQSVNVGQGTTYVDDGADPNHQFVAYRIRATANNSGVSPSLSNTIELVKDPKIYFPTAFSPNGDALNDRFFVRGQFIVKFELSIFNRWGELVFTTNKKDGTWDGTLNGKPMAEDAYVWSAQVTDLAGRTYVRSGTVALLRGKR; encoded by the coding sequence GTGAGGATAGGATTGGCATGGATCGCTGGTGCACTTTTATGGGCAAGTGTTGCACAGGCACAGCCCTACACCAGTGCTTTGGGACGCTTCCAGGTAGACCAAATCAAGGGTTGTGCCCCCTTTACCATAACATTGACCAACCTGCTGGCAGGCAATTGCAATGGGGCCAACCCCTGTTCCATGGACTTTGAAGGAAACGGGCAGCAAACCCCAAACACCTTTACCTACCAGTACACAACGCCCGGGACCTACCTGTTGCAGGTATTGTACCAGGGGCAAGGGGCAGACAACATCACCATTACCGTAACGGAAAACATTGCCCCTAATTTTGAAACCTATTCCTGCTCCAACTCCGATGTGACCATCAAAGTATTGGAAAAAAGCTACCAACAACTGGTGATCGACTTTACCAATGATGGCATACCGGAAGCGGTCATCCCCAGCGGGAACAATGCCACGGCATTCCACGACTATGCCACTCCCGGGAACAAGTCCATTTCGGTGCGGGGGCTCAACCTCAATGCCGCGGACAACTGCGACTCGAAGGTGGTGGCCTTCAATGCCTTGGCTTCCCTCCCTCCCCCCACGATCAACCAGCTTACCACGGTGGACAAAGCACGGATAAAATTGGACTTTGCCATACAGCCCCACATTCTATACCGCCTCGAAATTGCCGTAAACAGTGCAGGGCCTTTTCAACAAGTGGCCATGCTGTACGATAGTGCCTCCTTCACGGTGGCCAACCTTAAAACAGGAGAAAACTACTATTGCTTCAGGCTAAGTGCCTACGATGCCTGCACAGGGTTCAACAACTATTCCAATACGGTTTGTAGCCCAAGGTTTGATTTGGACATTCAAAGTGGCGTGAACAAGCTTAGCTGGGTCACGGCCAACACTGGCATTCAATCCATAGAAGTGGAACGGGACGGTGCCACGCACACCATTATCCCCGGGGCGCCCACTGGTTTTGACGACATTGATATCGACTGCCAGACAACCTATTGTTACCGGATAATCAACCACTACGCAGGCGGTGTTTCAAGCAGGTCGCTTCAGTATTGTGGGGAATCTTTTAAAATTGATACCCCGCCCGCCATCAACAATGTAAGCTGCGAGGCCACGCCAACGGGGCTGGATATGCAATGGGTACAAAGCCCTGGGGCCATGCCCCCCCGCTATGACATCCTTGTTGCCGCAGATGGGCAAACTTTTTCAAAGCTGGGCACCTCCACTACCACCGGGTTTTTGCACAAAGGCTATATGCCGGAAAACCCTTTGGCCTACCGCATCGACTACACCGATGAATGCGGCAACCAAAGCCCGGAAGGAATAGTAGCCCGCCCGATAAACCTGGCCGGCTCCATGGAAAACAACATTGCCACCTTGCAATGGACCGGGTATGAGGGATGGGCAAATGGGGCAAGTGGGTATGTGGTGGAAAAGTTTGACCTCAAGGGAAACCTGATCCAATCCGTCAATGTAGGCCAGGGCACCACCTATGTCGATGATGGGGCCGACCCCAACCATCAATTTGTGGCCTACCGCATCCGGGCCACCGCCAATAACAGCGGGGTTTCCCCTTCCCTCTCCAACACCATTGAGTTGGTGAAGGACCCAAAAATTTACTTTCCCACCGCCTTTAGCCCAAATGGTGACGCCCTGAACGACCGGTTTTTTGTAAGGGGCCAGTTCATAGTAAAATTTGAATTGTCCATATTCAACAGATGGGGCGAACTCGTGTTTACCACCAACAAAAAAGACGGCACCTGGGACGGCACCCTGAACGGAAAACCCATGGCAGAGGATGCTTACGTATGGTCGGCCCAGGTAACCGACCTGGCGGGCCGTACGTATGTACGATCAGGAACAGTGGCCTTGCTGCGTGGCAAAAGGTGA
- a CDS encoding YbaB/EbfC family nucleoid-associated protein — MLDMMKMMGKMKEVQARMKEAQDNLVNVKATGESGGGMVKATVNGKKQLIGLDIDPTILKAEDKILIQDLSIAAINKALEDVEALAREEIKKSTGGLLPNIPGMDLSSFMG, encoded by the coding sequence ATGCTGGACATGATGAAAATGATGGGCAAAATGAAAGAGGTGCAGGCCCGTATGAAAGAAGCCCAGGACAACCTGGTAAACGTAAAGGCCACGGGTGAATCCGGTGGGGGCATGGTGAAGGCAACCGTGAACGGGAAAAAACAGCTCATTGGCCTGGACATCGACCCTACCATTTTGAAGGCAGAGGATAAAATCCTGATACAGGACCTTTCCATTGCCGCCATCAACAAAGCACTGGAAGACGTTGAGGCGCTGGCCAGGGAAGAAATAAAAAAAAGCACCGGGGGCCTGCTCCCCAACATTCCCGGTATGGACCTTAGCAGCTTCATGGGATGA